Proteins from a genomic interval of Halorussus rarus:
- a CDS encoding response regulator transcription factor — protein MSPDQSTVLVVDDERDVADLYAMWLEGDYRVRSAYEGDEALAVLDDDVDVVLLDRRMPGQSGDEVLGQIRERDLDCRVVMVTAVKPDFDILEMGFDDYLVKPVSKDELHETVEKMLTRVDYDAQLQEYFSLVSKRAVLEAEKDTESLASNEEYARLQAEIEELETVVDTTRAELDDHDDFVGAFQDL, from the coding sequence ATGTCCCCCGACCAATCGACAGTGCTCGTCGTCGACGACGAGCGAGACGTTGCGGACCTCTACGCGATGTGGCTGGAAGGCGACTATCGCGTGCGGAGTGCCTACGAGGGCGACGAGGCGCTGGCGGTCCTCGACGACGACGTCGACGTCGTCCTGCTGGACCGCCGGATGCCCGGCCAGTCGGGCGACGAGGTGCTCGGGCAGATCCGCGAGCGCGACCTCGACTGCCGGGTCGTGATGGTGACGGCGGTCAAACCCGACTTCGACATCCTCGAGATGGGGTTCGACGACTACCTCGTCAAGCCGGTATCGAAGGACGAACTCCACGAAACGGTGGAGAAGATGCTCACCAGGGTCGACTACGACGCCCAACTCCAGGAGTACTTCTCGCTGGTCTCGAAGCGGGCGGTCCTCGAGGCCGAGAAGGACACCGAGTCGCTGGCCTCGAACGAGGAGTACGCCCGACTCCAGGCAGAGATCGAGGAACTGGAGACCGTGGTCGACACCACACGGGCCGAACTCGACGACCACGACGACTTCGTCGGCGCGTTCCAGGACCTCTGA
- a CDS encoding amidohydrolase family protein → MNADIAIHDAYVLTVDDRNRLYEQGTVVIEDGRITEVRASRDDDADIAAARVIDGEGKLVMPGLVNAHTHLELTPLLGAFSDLDLMEMMSGMTAIFGHIAEGEYDYLTEAGYELAALNFLAGGVTTVNSMDVRPSAGAETFGKAGLRGFFGMALSDLFWDVPVNEQFARAREFIDEYHDTYDGRIRATINPHDDWSCTRELWERTADLAAEYPDLLVHTHLLELEESNTMARSNGAEDSLDLLDDVGLLDDRLVAAHFRLADDEDIRRTAEADASVAHCPSIFCYWNTDGDVQWTPVPELRAAGVDVGLGIDDHYWHDSYNMFGEARQARLAANLKRSTGQYHSMELVRMLTIEGAEALGVGDEIGSIESGKRADVILLDVEKPKFTPLTNIPAHVANNAAPADVETVIVDGDVLMRDGEVETMDADAVRERVESAVDRFASETDWELGIGGSEPPSKMGVARDLPKRGPAQLLGRLAFQSIKDKYPF, encoded by the coding sequence ATGAACGCTGACATCGCGATTCACGACGCATACGTACTCACGGTCGACGATAGGAATCGACTCTACGAACAAGGAACGGTAGTCATCGAAGACGGTCGTATCACCGAGGTGCGAGCGTCTCGGGACGACGATGCGGACATCGCGGCCGCCCGCGTCATCGACGGCGAGGGCAAGCTCGTGATGCCGGGCCTCGTCAACGCTCACACCCACCTCGAACTAACACCGCTCCTCGGCGCATTCAGCGACCTCGATCTGATGGAGATGATGAGCGGGATGACTGCCATTTTCGGCCACATCGCCGAAGGCGAGTACGACTACCTCACCGAGGCGGGCTACGAACTCGCCGCCCTCAACTTCCTCGCCGGCGGCGTCACCACCGTCAACTCAATGGACGTCCGCCCGAGCGCGGGCGCAGAGACGTTCGGCAAGGCGGGGCTCCGCGGATTCTTCGGGATGGCACTCTCCGACCTCTTCTGGGACGTGCCTGTCAATGAGCAGTTCGCCCGCGCCCGCGAGTTCATCGACGAGTACCACGACACCTACGACGGCCGGATTCGAGCGACGATTAACCCTCACGACGACTGGTCGTGTACCCGTGAGTTGTGGGAGCGCACAGCCGATCTCGCCGCCGAGTATCCCGACCTGCTCGTTCACACCCACCTGCTCGAACTTGAGGAAAGCAACACGATGGCACGGTCGAACGGCGCCGAGGACTCGCTTGACCTCCTCGACGACGTCGGCCTCCTCGACGACCGGTTGGTGGCCGCCCACTTCCGCCTCGCCGACGACGAGGACATTCGGCGGACTGCCGAGGCGGACGCATCGGTCGCACACTGTCCGTCCATATTCTGCTACTGGAACACGGACGGCGATGTGCAGTGGACGCCGGTGCCGGAACTCCGCGCGGCGGGCGTCGACGTGGGACTGGGCATCGACGACCACTACTGGCACGACTCCTACAACATGTTCGGGGAGGCGCGACAAGCGCGACTCGCGGCCAATCTCAAGCGGTCGACCGGTCAATACCACTCGATGGAGTTGGTTCGGATGCTCACCATCGAGGGGGCAGAAGCCCTCGGCGTCGGCGATGAGATCGGCAGCATCGAGTCTGGCAAGCGGGCCGACGTCATCCTGCTCGACGTTGAGAAGCCGAAGTTCACGCCGCTGACCAACATCCCTGCCCACGTCGCCAACAACGCGGCGCCCGCTGACGTCGAGACGGTCATCGTCGACGGCGACGTGCTGATGCGAGATGGCGAAGTCGAGACGATGGACGCCGACGCTGTGCGCGAGAGGGTCGAATCCGCGGTCGACCGCTTCGCGTCGGAGACTGACTGGGAACTCGGAATCGGTGGAAGTGAGCCGCCGAGCAAAATGGGTGTCGCTCGAGACCTGCCGAAGCGCGGCCCTGCCCAGTTGCTCGGACGGCTTGCGTTCCAATCGATCAAGGACAAATACCCGTTCTGA
- a CDS encoding sodium:calcium antiporter: MAVTTTTLAAVLVGAVALYLLLVGARVTVQRLVNVAQGYGVSEAVIGLTVVAVGTSLPEIAANVTASVGSLTGSLDPAVASATVLGGTVGSSVVQQTLLVGAFLLGAGRVTLSRSFVRSSYVPMVLSAALTLALAVDGTISRPDGLLLVGAFLVYLYYTYDRRERTVIPAELEVENADVRTDAAIALGGLAVVMTSAYVALAALEVLVASLGLGGSLVGVVTIGAGSALPELSTVTESVRRNRPTLALGTLVGSNVVNLLVGVGLGAAISGYRVPPAVVFWDLPVMVAVGVGAFVYVTRVSDGVLRRRDATAFVVAYFGFLTGHILLFPGG; this comes from the coding sequence GTGGCAGTCACGACGACGACGCTCGCGGCAGTGCTGGTGGGTGCGGTCGCGCTCTATCTGCTGCTGGTCGGGGCACGGGTGACCGTCCAGCGGCTGGTCAACGTCGCGCAGGGGTACGGCGTCTCGGAGGCGGTGATCGGGCTGACCGTGGTCGCGGTCGGAACCAGTCTGCCGGAGATCGCGGCCAACGTCACCGCCTCGGTGGGGAGCCTGACCGGTTCGCTCGACCCGGCCGTCGCCTCGGCGACCGTGCTGGGCGGCACCGTCGGGTCGTCTGTGGTTCAGCAGACGCTGCTCGTGGGAGCGTTCCTCCTCGGCGCGGGCCGGGTGACCCTCTCGCGGTCGTTCGTGCGGTCGAGCTACGTGCCGATGGTACTGTCGGCGGCGCTGACCCTGGCGCTGGCGGTCGACGGGACGATCTCGCGGCCGGACGGCCTGTTGCTGGTCGGAGCGTTCCTGGTCTACCTCTACTACACCTACGACAGGCGCGAGCGGACCGTGATTCCGGCCGAACTGGAGGTCGAGAACGCGGACGTGCGGACCGACGCCGCTATCGCGCTCGGCGGATTGGCGGTCGTGATGACGAGCGCGTACGTCGCGCTCGCGGCGCTCGAGGTGCTGGTCGCGTCGCTCGGCCTCGGCGGGTCGCTGGTCGGAGTCGTGACGATCGGTGCGGGCTCGGCGCTGCCCGAACTGTCGACGGTCACCGAGTCGGTCCGCCGGAATCGACCGACGCTGGCGCTCGGGACGCTCGTCGGCAGCAACGTCGTGAATCTCCTGGTCGGGGTCGGACTCGGCGCCGCCATCTCGGGCTACCGGGTGCCGCCCGCCGTCGTGTTCTGGGATCTGCCGGTGATGGTCGCGGTCGGCGTCGGTGCGTTCGTCTACGTCACCCGCGTCAGCGACGGCGTCCTCCGGCGCCGGGACGCCACCGCCTTCGTGGTCGCCTACTTCGGGTTCCTGACCGGTCACATCCTGCTGTTCCCCGGCGGGTGA